A single genomic interval of Halalkalibaculum roseum harbors:
- a CDS encoding cystathionine gamma-synthase — protein sequence MKFNTKAIHSGQHPEETSGAVMPPIFQTSTYVQEAPNVNKGYDYARVGNPTRTALEKLIAGLEDADECACFASGCAAMDAFIKMYRPGDHIIASDDLYGGTYRMFTKVFEPFGIDFTFVDMTDISKVEEATTDQTKLIWIETPTNPLLRVVDIEALTGYAKSKGITTLVDNTFASPYLQMPLHLGADAVLHSTTKYLGGHSDVIGGAIATSNDEIMEQLRFQVKTTGAVPGPMDCYLTLRGIKTLHVRVQRAVENAKAIAEYLESHPQVGEVIYPGLKSHRQHEVAKKQMKDFGAMVSFTLKDDNVESAKEFMSSTSVFALAESLGGVESLINHPASMTHGSIPKEVREKVGLKDSLIRLSVGIEDSEDLIEDLEQAF from the coding sequence ATGAAGTTTAATACGAAGGCTATTCATTCCGGGCAGCATCCTGAAGAGACATCAGGCGCTGTTATGCCCCCGATCTTTCAAACCTCTACATATGTTCAGGAAGCACCGAATGTGAATAAGGGCTATGATTACGCCCGGGTTGGCAATCCGACCAGAACGGCACTAGAAAAACTCATCGCCGGTCTGGAAGACGCCGATGAATGTGCCTGTTTTGCCAGCGGTTGTGCTGCCATGGACGCTTTCATCAAAATGTATAGACCCGGCGATCACATTATTGCTTCCGATGATCTTTACGGCGGTACCTATCGTATGTTCACCAAGGTTTTTGAACCTTTCGGCATCGACTTCACCTTCGTAGATATGACAGATATCAGCAAGGTAGAGGAAGCAACCACAGATCAAACCAAACTCATCTGGATCGAAACCCCCACAAATCCCTTACTGAGAGTCGTAGATATTGAAGCCCTCACAGGATATGCAAAGAGCAAGGGAATAACCACGCTGGTTGATAATACTTTTGCTTCCCCCTACTTGCAGATGCCATTGCATCTGGGTGCCGATGCTGTTTTACACTCTACGACGAAATATCTGGGCGGGCACTCTGATGTAATAGGCGGTGCTATAGCAACCTCAAATGATGAGATTATGGAGCAGTTACGCTTCCAGGTAAAAACAACAGGTGCTGTCCCGGGACCGATGGATTGCTACCTCACTTTAAGAGGCATCAAAACACTGCATGTAAGAGTTCAGCGTGCGGTTGAAAATGCCAAAGCCATTGCGGAATATCTTGAGTCACATCCCCAGGTAGGTGAAGTAATTTATCCCGGACTTAAATCACACCGGCAACATGAAGTAGCCAAGAAGCAAATGAAAGATTTCGGGGCTATGGTTTCCTTCACACTGAAAGATGATAACGTAGAGTCAGCGAAGGAATTCATGAGCAGCACCTCGGTGTTTGCGCTGGCGGAAAGTCTCGGCGGAGTGGAATCCCTTATCAACCACCCGGCGTCCATGACTCATGGTTCTATACCCAAAGAAGTACGGGAAAAAGTGGGCCTTAAAGATTCACTGATTCGTCTTTCCGTAGGTATTGAAGATTCAGAAGATCTTATCGAAGATCTTGAGCAGGCTTTTTAA
- a CDS encoding acetyl-CoA C-acyltransferase encodes MKNAVIVEAKRTPIGSFGGSLSSFTAPELGSMAIIEVIKSAGLKPDDVNEVVLGNVLTAGVGQAPARQAALKAGLSELTPSTTVNKVCASGMKSIMIAANQIQLEEADIIIAGGMESMSNTPYYLPKHRFGSKLGHAKVEDGIIKDGLWDVYNDFHMGNAAEICAKECNISREQQDEFAITSYKRAISAHENGYFDDEIITVKVSDRKGNVTEVEMDEELKKVNYDKIPGLKPVFDRDGTVTAANASSINDGAAAVLMMSEEKANELGLKPLARIVSQASAAKAPEWFTTAPSDAMPIAMKRAGLDKDEIDLFEINEAFSVVSLANNQIMELDPEKVNIHGGAVSIGHPIGCSGTRIVVTLLHALKRTGGTYGCAGICNGGGGASAMVVEMMK; translated from the coding sequence ATGAAAAACGCAGTTATTGTTGAAGCCAAACGTACGCCAATCGGTTCCTTTGGCGGAAGCCTTTCGTCATTCACCGCACCCGAATTGGGATCAATGGCTATTATCGAAGTCATAAAATCTGCAGGCCTCAAACCGGACGACGTCAATGAGGTGGTTTTAGGTAACGTGCTGACAGCAGGCGTTGGTCAGGCTCCTGCAAGACAGGCGGCACTTAAAGCCGGCCTATCCGAACTTACTCCGAGTACCACCGTCAACAAGGTTTGTGCTTCCGGGATGAAATCGATTATGATTGCCGCCAACCAGATCCAGCTGGAAGAGGCGGATATTATTATAGCAGGAGGTATGGAAAGTATGAGCAATACCCCCTATTACCTGCCCAAGCATCGATTCGGCTCCAAGCTTGGCCATGCCAAAGTGGAAGACGGGATCATCAAAGATGGTTTGTGGGACGTGTATAATGACTTTCATATGGGTAATGCAGCTGAAATTTGTGCCAAGGAATGTAATATCAGCAGAGAGCAACAGGATGAGTTTGCCATCACCTCTTATAAAAGAGCCATTTCTGCTCATGAAAACGGGTATTTCGATGACGAAATTATTACCGTCAAAGTAAGCGACCGTAAAGGCAATGTTACGGAAGTCGAAATGGACGAAGAACTTAAAAAAGTAAATTATGACAAGATCCCCGGTCTAAAACCTGTATTTGATCGGGACGGTACGGTGACCGCAGCCAATGCCAGCAGTATCAACGACGGAGCTGCCGCGGTTCTGATGATGAGTGAAGAGAAGGCGAATGAGTTGGGGCTAAAACCCCTTGCAAGAATCGTCAGTCAGGCTAGCGCAGCGAAAGCACCCGAATGGTTCACCACGGCGCCATCAGATGCTATGCCAATAGCCATGAAACGTGCCGGCTTAGATAAAGATGAAATAGATCTTTTCGAAATAAACGAAGCCTTTTCGGTGGTATCTTTAGCCAATAACCAAATCATGGAGCTGGATCCGGAAAAAGTTAATATTCATGGTGGTGCTGTAAGCATTGGTCACCCAATTGGCTGCTCAGGAACCCGTATTGTTGTTACCCTGCTGCACGCTCTAAAACGTACAGGTGGTACGTACGGTTGTGCCGGCATCTGCAACGGAGGTGGAGGGGCTTCTGCCATGGTTGTTGAAATGATGAAATAG